Within Desmodus rotundus isolate HL8 chromosome 6, HLdesRot8A.1, whole genome shotgun sequence, the genomic segment cttcctctcctgcctctaCACCATCTTCCTCTTCCCCATTGGCTTTGTGGGCAACATCCTGATCCTGGTGGTGAACATCAGGTTCCGAGACAGGATGACCATCCCAGACCTGTACTTCATCAACCTGGCGGCGGCAGACCTCATCCTGGTGGCCGACTCCCTGATCGAGGTGTTCAACCTGGACGAGCAGTACTACGACATCGCCGTGCTGTGCACCTTCATGTCCCTCTTCCTGCAGATCAACATGTACAGCAGCATCTTCTTCCTCACCTGGATGAGCTTCGACCGCTACCTCGCCCTGGCCCGGGCCATGCGCTGCAGCCCGTTCCGCACCAAGCAGCACGCCAGGCTGAGCTGCGGCCTCATCTGGCTGGCCTCGGTCTCCGCCACCCTGCTGCCCTTCACCGCAGTGCACCTGCAGCACACCGGCGACGCCTGCTTCTGCTTTGCAGACGTCGAGGAGGTGCAGTGGCTGGAGGTCACCTTGGGCTTCATCATCCCCTTCGCCGTCATCGGCCTCTGCTACTCCCTCATTGCCCGGGCGCTCATGCAGGCTCACCGGCCCCGCGGCCTGCGCCCCCGCAGGCAGAAGGCCCTGCGGATGATCGTGGCCGTGGTCCTGGTCTTCTTCGTCTGCTGGCTGCCTGAGAATGTCTTCATCAGCGTGCACCTCCTGTGGCGGACACCGCCGGGGGCCACGCCCTGCCAGCAGTCGTTCCGCCACGCCTACCCTCTCACCGGCCACATCGTCAACCTCGCTGCGTTTTCCAACAGCTGCCTGAACCCCCTCATCTACAGCTTCCTGGGAGAGACCTTTAGGGACAAGCTG encodes:
- the GPER1 gene encoding G-protein coupled estrogen receptor 1, producing MEASPGPHNGGPVAFNLSHVMAAQVPVNQTGELAAHQQYAVGLFLSCLYTIFLFPIGFVGNILILVVNIRFRDRMTIPDLYFINLAAADLILVADSLIEVFNLDEQYYDIAVLCTFMSLFLQINMYSSIFFLTWMSFDRYLALARAMRCSPFRTKQHARLSCGLIWLASVSATLLPFTAVHLQHTGDACFCFADVEEVQWLEVTLGFIIPFAVIGLCYSLIARALMQAHRPRGLRPRRQKALRMIVAVVLVFFVCWLPENVFISVHLLWRTPPGATPCQQSFRHAYPLTGHIVNLAAFSNSCLNPLIYSFLGETFRDKLRLYVEQKTNVSALNRFCHTALKAFIPDSPEQPEVRSSSVA